One genomic segment of Pseudonocardia sp. T1-2H includes these proteins:
- a CDS encoding S-adenosylmethionine:tRNA ribosyltransferase-isomerase, giving the protein MRATAATRFAVPPELSAAETPESRGLARDQVRLLVARDRKPLRHSRFTELPGALDPGDLVVVNTSDTEPAAVDGFRSDGRPVVLHVSGPSTGGTFVVEPRTPEGERVTDAARGDTVRLPPGVAATLVAAHPDPSVRTGSRLWRARIPVEGGLPAWLSATGRPIRYAYLREHPALADHRTVFAVPAGASDDWFGSAEMPSAGRPFTRAVLDGLHARGVGIAELVLHTGVSSPEADEVPLPERYRVPAATADAVNATRAAGRRVVAVGTTVTRALETVADVDGTVRAGEGWTDLVLGPDRPVRVVDGLVTGWHEPEASHLLLLEAVAGALLVGRAYAEAVRTGYLWHEFGDSCLLLPARRAA; this is encoded by the coding sequence GTGAGGGCGACTGCCGCGACCCGGTTCGCCGTCCCGCCGGAGCTGTCCGCGGCGGAGACACCCGAGTCCCGCGGGCTGGCCCGGGACCAGGTGCGCCTACTCGTGGCGCGCGACCGCAAGCCGTTGCGGCACAGCAGATTCACCGAGCTTCCCGGGGCTCTCGACCCCGGCGACCTGGTGGTCGTCAACACCTCCGACACCGAGCCCGCCGCGGTCGACGGGTTCCGATCCGACGGGCGCCCGGTCGTCCTGCACGTCTCGGGGCCGTCGACCGGCGGCACGTTCGTCGTCGAGCCGCGGACGCCGGAGGGAGAACGGGTCACCGACGCCGCCCGCGGCGACACCGTGCGGCTGCCACCCGGCGTGGCCGCCACGCTCGTGGCCGCCCACCCGGACCCGTCCGTACGCACCGGCAGCAGGCTCTGGCGCGCCCGGATCCCGGTCGAGGGCGGTCTCCCGGCGTGGCTGTCCGCGACGGGCCGCCCGATCCGCTACGCCTACCTGCGCGAGCACCCCGCGCTCGCGGACCACCGGACCGTCTTCGCGGTCCCCGCGGGCGCGTCCGACGACTGGTTCGGCAGCGCCGAGATGCCGAGTGCGGGCCGGCCGTTCACCCGAGCCGTGCTCGACGGCCTGCACGCCCGTGGCGTCGGGATCGCGGAGCTCGTGCTGCACACCGGGGTGTCGTCGCCGGAGGCCGACGAGGTGCCGCTCCCCGAGCGGTACCGGGTGCCGGCCGCGACCGCGGACGCGGTGAACGCGACCCGCGCGGCGGGACGGCGGGTGGTCGCGGTGGGCACCACGGTGACCCGCGCCCTGGAGACCGTCGCGGACGTCGACGGCACCGTGCGGGCGGGCGAGGGGTGGACGGACCTCGTGCTCGGCCCGGACCGTCCGGTCCGGGTGGTGGACGGGCTGGTGACCGGCTGGCACGAGCCGGAGGCGTCCCACCTGCTGCTGCTCGAGGCGGTGGCCGGGGCCCTGCTGGTGGGACGGGCGTACGCCGAAGCCGTCCGGACGGGGTATCTGTGGCACGAGTTCGGGGACTCGTGCCTGTTGTTGCCGGCGCGCCGCGCGGCGTGA
- a CDS encoding SDR family NAD(P)-dependent oxidoreductase — protein MLAPLALTQLALPLLRAAGGTVVALSSDAAVEAYEGWGGYGAAKAALDQVVAVLGVEEPAVRAYAFDPGDMRTAMHQRAFPGEDISDRPDPSTVVPAFLRLLDERPARGRYRASDLAPAGTAT, from the coding sequence GTGCTCGCTCCGCTGGCCCTCACCCAGCTCGCGCTCCCGCTGCTGCGCGCGGCCGGCGGGACCGTCGTCGCACTCAGCTCCGACGCCGCCGTCGAGGCCTACGAGGGATGGGGCGGCTACGGCGCGGCGAAGGCCGCGCTCGACCAGGTCGTCGCGGTGCTCGGCGTCGAGGAACCCGCGGTGCGGGCGTACGCGTTCGATCCCGGGGACATGCGTACCGCGATGCACCAGCGCGCGTTCCCCGGCGAGGACATCTCCGACCGCCCCGATCCCTCGACCGTGGTGCCGGCGTTCCTCCGGCTGCTCGACGAGCGCCCGGCCCGCGGGCGCTACCGGGCGTCGGATCTCGCGCCGGCCGGGACCGCGACGTGA
- a CDS encoding G1 family glutamic endopeptidase: protein MPTTPGAEVDVRDEASSTHVSWPGEMMVHKTWNIAGRLTSGVAILLAGAALLSAAPAAADPQVGRGYNADGGNWSGYVTAGREFSSVSARWIEPAVTCNTTTDAFAPWVGLGGFGTTMVEQAGVETSCAGGVPVYRAWYELAPAPPVYYDDPVGPGDSISAEVTRAGTRYTLTVTDHTRNWSRTVARSYNGSNTSAEFILESPTGTFPDFGTVTFTGASVDGRPLSTYTSLALDARGGYDDHTGALAGGTFSVSYRHGAAAG, encoded by the coding sequence GTGCCGACTACTCCCGGGGCGGAAGTCGACGTCCGGGACGAGGCGAGCTCGACGCATGTGTCCTGGCCGGGGGAGATGATGGTGCACAAGACCTGGAACATCGCAGGACGTCTCACGTCGGGTGTGGCGATCCTGCTCGCAGGCGCGGCCCTGCTGTCGGCCGCCCCCGCCGCGGCGGACCCGCAGGTGGGGCGTGGCTACAACGCCGACGGCGGAAACTGGTCCGGTTACGTGACGGCCGGACGCGAGTTCAGCTCGGTGTCGGCGCGGTGGATCGAACCCGCCGTCACCTGCAACACCACCACCGACGCCTTCGCGCCGTGGGTCGGCCTCGGCGGCTTCGGCACCACCATGGTCGAGCAGGCCGGGGTGGAGACCAGCTGCGCGGGCGGGGTACCGGTCTACCGGGCGTGGTACGAGCTGGCCCCCGCCCCGCCGGTCTACTACGACGACCCCGTCGGTCCCGGAGACTCGATCAGCGCCGAGGTGACCCGCGCCGGGACCCGCTACACGCTGACCGTCACCGACCACACCAGGAACTGGTCCAGGACCGTCGCCAGGTCCTACAACGGAAGCAACACCTCGGCCGAGTTCATCCTCGAGTCGCCCACCGGCACGTTTCCCGACTTCGGCACGGTGACGTTCACCGGGGCCTCGGTCGACGGGAGGCCATTGAGCACCTACACGTCGCTCGCCCTCGATGCCCGCGGCGGGTACGACGACCACACCGGGGCCTTGGCGGGGGGCACCTTCTCCGTCAGTTATCGGCACGGAGCGGCCGCAGGGTAG
- a CDS encoding peroxiredoxin, with amino-acid sequence MSLSPGDAVPDVTLMTMSESGPAPVSSAEVLGRGTVVLFGVPGAFTPSCSDQHLPEYVLRADELRAKGVDTIACVAVNDAFVMDAWGRSRDTGDAVVMLADGNGDFAEAIGLQLDGRAFGLGRRSQRYAAVLVDGVLRDLWVESAPTDVTVSSADAVLKSL; translated from the coding sequence GTGTCCCTCTCGCCCGGCGACGCCGTCCCCGACGTCACCCTCATGACCATGTCCGAGTCCGGCCCCGCCCCGGTCAGCAGTGCGGAGGTGCTCGGCCGGGGGACCGTCGTCCTGTTCGGGGTGCCCGGCGCCTTCACGCCGTCGTGTTCCGACCAGCACCTGCCGGAGTACGTCCTGCGGGCGGACGAGCTGCGGGCGAAGGGCGTCGACACCATCGCCTGCGTCGCGGTCAACGATGCGTTCGTGATGGACGCCTGGGGGCGTTCCCGGGACACGGGGGACGCGGTCGTCATGCTGGCCGACGGCAACGGTGACTTCGCCGAGGCGATCGGGCTCCAGCTCGACGGCCGCGCGTTCGGGCTGGGGAGGCGCTCGCAGCGCTACGCCGCGGTCCTCGTCGACGGTGTGCTGCGTGACCTGTGGGTCGAGTCGGCACCGACGGACGTGACGGTCAGCTCTGCGGACGCGGTCCTGAAGAGCCTCTGA
- a CDS encoding PadR family transcriptional regulator, with the protein MDVLLLAAARHSPGNAAHLIDVVRRLSGGIFSLPEHSVYHALHRLRNNRLMRVSWEDGTRRYLLTPLGERVLETRRREWAAFAEGMDKVLDAGSPRDR; encoded by the coding sequence ATGGACGTCCTGCTCCTCGCGGCGGCGCGCCACAGCCCGGGGAACGCAGCCCATCTGATCGATGTCGTCCGCCGGCTCAGCGGTGGGATCTTCTCGCTCCCGGAGCACAGCGTCTATCACGCGCTCCATCGACTCAGGAACAACAGGTTGATGCGGGTCAGCTGGGAGGACGGAACCCGCCGATACCTCCTGACTCCACTGGGCGAACGCGTGTTGGAGACGCGGCGTCGAGAATGGGCCGCCTTCGCCGAAGGGATGGACAAGGTGCTCGACGCGGGCTCCCCCCGCGACCGGTGA